GGCTTTTTTCTTTTTTCAAAACTAAAAGTGTTGAGATCATAAGTTTTAGTGAGTTTATAGGCTGGATAAACTGATGATTAATACCTGCTATTAGTTCGCCTGTTTCTGCCATTTTAGCTTTGTGTCTTAGTAAAATTTCATATTCTTCGTTTTTATCTCTAAGCCTTTTATACATGTAGTTGTGTAAAAAATTTGCCAAAATTGATAAAAATATAAAAGCCACAAAAAGAGCAAAAGCATTTTTCTGAGCATTTCCCAGTAGGTCTTTTATGCCTTTTGTATCATTTGCACCAACACCAATATACCAATTAAGGCTTGGAATTTCTGAGAGTGCTATGAAATTTGAGTTTATACTTAGTCCGCTTATCTCTTCATCTACCAAAAGCCTCTCTTTTAGATTTTGTTCTATTTTAACCTTTAGTTTTTCGTCTTTCATTGGTGTTAGCACCTCTCCACTGTGGGTGATTATGATCGAGTACGCATTTAGTGGCAGGTTAAAATTTTTAATATTTGTAAAAATATCTTCAAGCTTTATTACTCCGCAAAGCACGCCTATAAAATCATTATCCAAATGGTTTGGTACGCAGATATTGAGCGTTGGGACTAGTAGTTGGTAGTGCTTTGGCATGTAGGTTAGTGTGGTTTTGTTATCATCCTTGGTTTGTATGCGCCAAATTAGACTTAGTCTTTCAGATATTCTTTTTTTTGTTGAACCATCCCCATTTACATGCATAGTGCCATCATCTTTTAAAAATTGAACTATGTGAAAGTCATTTGAGTTTTGATAGAATGTTTTTAAAATTTTATCTAATTTGTCATTATTATTTACAGCACCTACGCCTTCTATGATTTTAGATACATTAACAAGCATATTTGAGCGCTCATTTATCCACGCATTAAAATTGCCAACCAAATTTTTTGTGATATTTGCTTTGCC
This window of the Campylobacter suis genome carries:
- a CDS encoding sensor histidine kinase; this encodes MMKRLFSYSKSVDFKFYLIIFIASFMFLAYGIRFYNDTKNGFIELSNEGKANITKNLVGNFNAWINERSNMLVNVSKIIEGVGAVNNNDKLDKILKTFYQNSNDFHIVQFLKDDGTMHVNGDGSTKKRISERLSLIWRIQTKDDNKTTLTYMPKHYQLLVPTLNICVPNHLDNDFIGVLCGVIKLEDIFTNIKNFNLPLNAYSIIITHSGEVLTPMKDEKLKVKIEQNLKERLLVDEEISGLSINSNFIALSEIPSLNWYIGVGANDTKGIKDLLGNAQKNAFALFVAFIFLSILANFLHNYMYKRLRDKNEEYEILLRHKAKMAETGELIAGINHQFIQPINSLKLMISTLLVLKKEKSLSDDELEEMLQNGKDSVKLLGDTVEIFRNFYKTSENIEDFEITQSINNLLMLMHTELSRANVKASVKTDKKVYLIQKQNIIQQILLILIHNAKDALVEKHKNDIEKRKIDILISSDDTKCHIAVHDLGNGISDEMKNKIFSTPQTTKKTGNGIGLYFGKKLANEKINGDIVLKSLLNPTIFELNFDIHLKA